TTGTTCGCTGTTGATTTTCTTGGCGTCCATAAAGATGTCTACACCATACTCGGTGCCAAGCGAGTTCACGAAAGCCACGTAGGTAACGGGCTGTTGCGGTTGCGGGTCAGAGTTTTTCAGGCAGGAGGTGAATCCTGTTGCAGCTACTACGGTCAATGCCGCCAGTGTCCATAAACGGCTCATTTTGGTTACCATGCGCTCTTTGGTTTTTATGTTCATTGATTTGTTACGGTTATGAAGTCAATTTTTGTCAGTCTGTATAACGTTGCAGGTCCGGTTTGTATTTTCTTTCCCTTGTCAGTTCCGTTTCATAAATAATGGCGCCCAGTTCGCGAAGGAATGGTTTTCCAATGGTTTCGTAATCATATGTATCGTCTCCGATGACGCCGTCCGTATTCGTGTAAATGCGGGCGGACAGGAGGAATTCGATCTTGTTGGCAAAGTCCGCAAAATACGCGACATCGGTCAGAAAGCCATAAGCCCAGCCGGATTTGTTGTAAATCCTCAGCCCCGCAGGCAGTTGCACGCTGGCATCCGCGCCGCCCATAAGGTATTTGGTATAATTCCGGTGGAATTCAGCCGTGTCGTATTTCGGATCTCCTGCCTCGCTTTCCGTTGGCAGCCTGGACATGTACCGGTATAAAAACCGGTAGTCTTCCTTCGTTAAACGAAAACGTTGGCGGGATGTTACAGTTTCCGGAAAAATTATGCTTTGAAGGATTTGATGGAGGTCGCCCAGCGCGATCCGGTTCTTCAAGGAGAAGTCGAACGGTTGTTGTACGAGGGAATCCCCCGCGTAATGCGCCTTTCCGGCCTGTTCTGGCGCCTGCGAAGGCGTTCCCGGCACGGGGCCGCGGTAATACCGGGGCGCTTGTATGAGCACCGGAACAGTGCCTTCCGGCGTAAAAAAGCGGATGCCGTTGGTCTGGCGGTTGGCTTCCGGCGAGAGGGGCATGCTGAGGCGGTGGATGATGCGGGCGCCGGCATATCCTTTATCATGGAGGCTTTTATTGAACGCTTCCTGGCCCAGGAGCTCATAGAGCCGGTTGAACGCATCGTTATCGCTGACCATCAGGATCTTTTTGATGTAATGGGCGGCGGAGGGTTTGCCGGTAGGGGAGGACGTATCGGTGTCCGCGGCGGTGGAGATGCCCGGCAGGCTGTCGGTCAGCATATCCGCCGTAGGCGGGATGTCTTGTTTTCGGAGGGTTTCCAGGGCGAGGAGCGCCGCGGGCAGTTTTACGGTAGAGGCGGGATAGAAGTAGGAGGAGGGGGCCTGGGGCCAGTGGAACTCCTGCAAATGAGGTGTATTGCGCGCGTCGCGGTCGATCCGGGTATAAAAAATCTCGATCCGGAAAGCTTCCGGATCGGCGAGAGCAGGCCCCAGCCGGGCTGCATGGGCCGCCAGGAGGGAGTCCAGGTAATTGTCCGGTTTCAATGGTTTCATGGCGAAATTTCTTCCCTGGTAAGTTTGGCAGTTCGCAAAAAAAACCAATATTGCAGACGCCAACAAAATCCGTTGCTGCATAGAAGGAAAATTTGAATGCGAAATCCCTATCAAAACCAATCACATAGTGATTTTATGGCTGTTTTGATCGGGGCTTTAATATATCAATTTAAATTCTATCTTTGCAACTCTTTAAAAATTAGTATTAATAATCCGAAAAGAAAATGCAACTAAAAGGACTGGTTAGATTTTTTACTGCCGCCCTGATCCTTATTTCTTTGTATCAGTTGTCCTTCACGTTCGTGGTGCGGAACTTTGAGAAGAAGATGAAGGCTGAGGCCGCAGCTGATGTTGCCCGCCAAAATCCCTCCGCCGAAACGAAATATCCCGGGAACAAGGAGCTTCAGGCCCTGTACCAGGATACGCTGAACGACCTGGTTAAGGAACGTACGGACTACAAGCTGGACAGCTCCAGTGGCAAGCAGATTGCGGGATTCCCCTGGAACACCAGCTACATCAAGGCTAAAGAAAAGCAGCTCAACCTGGGCCTCGACCTGCAGGGAGGTATGAACGTGGTGCTGGAAGTTAGCGTGGAAGACGTTGTCCGCGCCCTGGCCGGCAACCCCAACGATCCTGCCCTCAATGCAGCCATCGCCACCGCCCGCGAGCGTAAGAAGAACAGCCAGTCCGACTTTGTGACCCTGTTCGGCGAAGCGTACAAGGAAAAGAACCCGAACGGCAAACTGTCGAACGTGTTCGCCAACGCCCAGCTGAAAGAGATCAACTTCAACAGCACCAACGACCAGGTGCTGAACGTGATCCGCACGGAAGCGAAGGCCGCCATCAAGAATACTTACAAGGTACTGCAAAACCGTATCGACAAGTTCGGTGTAGCGTCGCCCACCATCAACCTCGACGAGAACCGCGGTATTATTTCCGTGGAACTGGCCGGTGTGGATGATGCCGACCGTGTACGCCAGTACCTCCAGGCCAGCGCCAACCTCGAATTCAGGGAAACATACAAGAACAGCGATGAATTCTACACCGCTGTGCTGACGCCCATGAACGAGGCGATCCGCCGGTCCCTGGGTAATTCACCCATCGTAACCGACACTACCGCGCAGCCCAATGATTCCGCAGCTACCGCTGCCGCTCAGCCGGCCGCCGCAAACGATACCGCTTCATTGACCAGCGTATTGTCGAAAGACGTAGCCGCTGCCGGTAAAGATTCCGCCGCCCTGTTGCAGCAGCAGGCCATGAAGGAGAATCCGCTCTTCGCGATCCTCCGCATGAACGCTACGCAGACGGAAGGCCTGATCCCCAGTTCCACCCTCGGTTACATCGCCACCTCCGATACCGCCACTTTCCGCAAATACCTGGAAATGCCGGCTGTGAAAGCGGTGATCCCGAAAGACCTGGTGTTCCTCTACGGCCCTTCCAACAAGGAAGACCGCAGCCAGCCCCTGCAGGTGTATGGTGTTAAGGTGAACCCCTCCAGCCCGAAAGCTAAAATTACAGGCGAAAGGGTAATCGCGGCGAAAGCCGATTTCGGACAGGACAACCACGCGCCCGAAGTATCCATGACCATGGACGTAACCGGCACCCGCGACTGGCGCAACCTGACCCGCGCGCTGAAACCCACCAACCCCGACGATCCGAGAACTTTCAACTACGTAGCCGTAGTACTCGATAACATTGTTTACACCGCTCCTTCCATCCGCGGCGAGATCCCCAACGGCGTCTCTTCCATCAGCGGCAGCTTCACGCTGGAAGAAGCGCAGGACCTTGCGAACATCCTGGTATCCGGCCGCATGCCGGCTCCCGCCAAGATCGTTCAGGAACAAGTGGTAGGGCCGACCCTCGGCCAGGAATCCATCGAAGCCGGCGCCAAGTCCTTCATCATCTCCTTCGCCGTGATCTTCGTGCTGATGCTGGTATATTACAATACCGGTGGCATCGTAGCCAACATCGCCCTGATCCTCAACCTCCTCTTTACCTTCGGCATCCTCGCATACCTGGGCGCAACGCTCACCATGCCTGGCATCGCCGGTCTGGTACTGACGATCGGTATGGCGGTAGACACCAACGTAGTGATCTTCGAACGTATCAAGGATGAGCTCAGCAGAGGGAAAACCTACCAGCAGGCGGTGGACGACGGTTACAAACGTTCCTACGCCCCGGTGCTCGATGGTCACATTACCTCGCTGCTCACCGCGATCATCCTGTTCTATTTCGGCCTCGGCCCCGTACTGGGCTTCGCCACCACGCAGATCATCGGTCTGATCCTGTCCCTGTTCTGCGGTATCCTCGTATCCCGCATGGTGACAGACTTCTGGATGAAGCGCAAACGCCACTTCGAATACTTCACACCGCTCAGCCGCAGGATTTTCAAGCACGCGAACTTCGACTTCGTTGGCAAACGCAAGATTGCTTACGTGATCTCAGCGATCGTAATGGTCCTCGGTGTAGGTTCCTTCTTTAATGGATTCGACCACGGAGTTGACTTTAACGGCGGCCGCAGCTATACCATCCGTTTCGATAAACCGGTAGAGCGGGAAGCCGTACACGGTGCGTTGAACAAGATTTTCGATTCCGAGACCTTCGTTAAAACCATCGGCGATAACAACCAGCTCAACATCACCACTCCGTACCGTATCGAAGAGAATACCGACGAAGCGGCGAAAGACGCAATGGCGAAACTGCACTCCGGCCTGCAGGCTTTCTACGACAGCAAGCCCGATCAGGCTACCTTCGAAGCCAAGTACCTCGTAGGTTCGCAGACCGTAGCGCCCACCATCTCCGATGACCTGCGTCAGGGAGCCGTATACGCTACCATTCTCTCCATCTTCGTGATCTTCCTGTACATCCTGTTGCGGTTCAGCAAATGGCAATACTCTATCGGTACCATTTTCTCCCTCCTGCACGACGTACTCGTAACCCTGGCCGTGTTCTCCTTCTGCCGTGGCTTTGTGCCCTTCGCACTGGAGATCGACCAGCACTTCATCGCGGCGATCCTTACCGTGATCGGCTTCTCGATGAACGATACCGTGATCGTATTCGACCGTATCCGTGAAACTTTCCGCAACACGAAAGGTCTGGATACCAAATACGTCATCAACCGCGCGATCAACGAAACCCTGAGCCGTACCATCATGACTTCCGTGACGGTATTCCTCACCATCCTCATCCTCTTCGTCTTCGGTGGCGAGGTGACCCGTGGGTTCGCATTCGCAATGCTGATCGGCGTACTGACCGGTGCTTACTCTTCCATCTTCGTTGCAGCCCCCATTCTGGTGGACTTCGACAAGAAGAACACACTTGCGCAAGAGCGTGAGTCTGTAGTGATCGAGAAGGCTCCGCCGTTAGTGCGTGGCAAATAAGACCGCAATCATCTTCAGATAAAAAAGGAGACCAGGGTTTTTCCCTGGTCTCCTTTTTTTGTGCCGTATCCGTACTATAGGGTTCGTCTGGGCCAGCAGTTTCCTTAACATTAGGCTTCCATTTACTTTTACTATCTCAATTTCATCTTAAAGCCATTACAACAACATATGAGAGCTACCTCTTTATAAGGGAGGCTCATAGG
Above is a genomic segment from Chitinophaga pollutisoli containing:
- a CDS encoding serine hydrolase → MKPLKPDNYLDSLLAAHAARLGPALADPEAFRIEIFYTRIDRDARNTPHLQEFHWPQAPSSYFYPASTVKLPAALLALETLRKQDIPPTADMLTDSLPGISTAADTDTSSPTGKPSAAHYIKKILMVSDNDAFNRLYELLGQEAFNKSLHDKGYAGARIIHRLSMPLSPEANRQTNGIRFFTPEGTVPVLIQAPRYYRGPVPGTPSQAPEQAGKAHYAGDSLVQQPFDFSLKNRIALGDLHQILQSIIFPETVTSRQRFRLTKEDYRFLYRYMSRLPTESEAGDPKYDTAEFHRNYTKYLMGGADASVQLPAGLRIYNKSGWAYGFLTDVAYFADFANKIEFLLSARIYTNTDGVIGDDTYDYETIGKPFLRELGAIIYETELTRERKYKPDLQRYTD
- the secDF gene encoding protein translocase subunit SecDF, which encodes MQLKGLVRFFTAALILISLYQLSFTFVVRNFEKKMKAEAAADVARQNPSAETKYPGNKELQALYQDTLNDLVKERTDYKLDSSSGKQIAGFPWNTSYIKAKEKQLNLGLDLQGGMNVVLEVSVEDVVRALAGNPNDPALNAAIATARERKKNSQSDFVTLFGEAYKEKNPNGKLSNVFANAQLKEINFNSTNDQVLNVIRTEAKAAIKNTYKVLQNRIDKFGVASPTINLDENRGIISVELAGVDDADRVRQYLQASANLEFRETYKNSDEFYTAVLTPMNEAIRRSLGNSPIVTDTTAQPNDSAATAAAQPAAANDTASLTSVLSKDVAAAGKDSAALLQQQAMKENPLFAILRMNATQTEGLIPSSTLGYIATSDTATFRKYLEMPAVKAVIPKDLVFLYGPSNKEDRSQPLQVYGVKVNPSSPKAKITGERVIAAKADFGQDNHAPEVSMTMDVTGTRDWRNLTRALKPTNPDDPRTFNYVAVVLDNIVYTAPSIRGEIPNGVSSISGSFTLEEAQDLANILVSGRMPAPAKIVQEQVVGPTLGQESIEAGAKSFIISFAVIFVLMLVYYNTGGIVANIALILNLLFTFGILAYLGATLTMPGIAGLVLTIGMAVDTNVVIFERIKDELSRGKTYQQAVDDGYKRSYAPVLDGHITSLLTAIILFYFGLGPVLGFATTQIIGLILSLFCGILVSRMVTDFWMKRKRHFEYFTPLSRRIFKHANFDFVGKRKIAYVISAIVMVLGVGSFFNGFDHGVDFNGGRSYTIRFDKPVEREAVHGALNKIFDSETFVKTIGDNNQLNITTPYRIEENTDEAAKDAMAKLHSGLQAFYDSKPDQATFEAKYLVGSQTVAPTISDDLRQGAVYATILSIFVIFLYILLRFSKWQYSIGTIFSLLHDVLVTLAVFSFCRGFVPFALEIDQHFIAAILTVIGFSMNDTVIVFDRIRETFRNTKGLDTKYVINRAINETLSRTIMTSVTVFLTILILFVFGGEVTRGFAFAMLIGVLTGAYSSIFVAAPILVDFDKKNTLAQERESVVIEKAPPLVRGK